The DNA sequence TTGAACGCATTTTCTATTAAAGACTTGTTGAAGGCTCATGGTGTAATGATGCGAGGAATCGCTCTAGATGCAGGCAATTTCCGCAACTGCAACGAGGGCGTTTTCAAAGGGAAAAAATGCGTCCATTTTGCTCCGCCTCCAAATCGTGTGCCGATACTTATGTCAGATTTATTTGAATGGCTAAAAAAGAGCAACGAACATTTGTTGATCCGTTCTTGCGTGTTCCATTACGAATTTGAATTTATACACCCGTTTAGCGACGGCAACGGCCGTATGGGTAGGCTTTGGCAATCCCTTATTCTTGGAAAATGGAACCCGGCCTTTGAACATTTGCCGATAGAGAACTTGGTATATGCGAACCAGCAAAAGTATTATGACGCCATTGCAAAGTCCTCTGCTTCAGGCGAATGCAGCCCATTTATTGTATTCATGCTTCAGAATATTCTTGATTCATTGAAAAAATTTAAGGATGCTCCTATTGAGGGCGACGTTTCAACAGTAATCGAAACGAAGCTTTCAGCACGTCAGCAAAAGATTGTTGATATGATCCGAAAAGACGATATCACGATTGCAAGTGTCGCGAAAAAATTGAAAGTTTCTGAACGAACTATCGAACGTGAAATGTCGAAACTGCAGCAACTGATGGTTATTTACCGCGAGGGTTCAGACAAAACCGGTCGCTGGATTGTCAAATAGGTTTTATAAGGTAATATATGTCCGTAAACAACTTGGTCAAAAGATTGCAGAACGAAATGCGCGGCGATGCCGGTATCAACGGCGACGCCCAGCGAATCGAACAGATGGTGTGGATGTTTTTCTTGAAGGTCTATGACGCCCAAGAAGAAATCTGGGAATGCACCAAGGACAAGTACAAATCCATCATTCCCGAAAAGATGCGCTGGCGCAACTGGGCTGTAGATGAAAAAGACGGCAAGGCGCTCACGGGCGATGCGTTGCTCGCATTCGTGAATAACGAACTTTTCCCGACGCTCAAGAACTTGCCCGTAAACGAGAATACCCCTCGCGGCAAGGCGATTGTGCGGATGGTCTTCGAAGATTTGAACCAGTACATGAAAGACGGCATCATCCTCCGCAAGCTCATCAACATCATCGACGAAGTGGACTTTAGCGATGCTGATGACCGCCATACCTTCGGCGATATTTACGAAGGAATCCTGAAGGACTTGCAGAGTGCAGGTAATGCGGGCGAATTCTACACCCCGCGTGCATTGACCGACTTTAT is a window from the Fibrobacter sp. UWB4 genome containing:
- a CDS encoding Fic family protein produces the protein MYEPPYKLNSEILKNATEISSLIERFVIRLEQADSLKLRKANKIKSIHSSLAIEGNSLSEDVVSDIINGKRVLAPVQEILEVKNALATYELYPKLNAFSIKDLLKAHGVMMRGIALDAGNFRNCNEGVFKGKKCVHFAPPPNRVPILMSDLFEWLKKSNEHLLIRSCVFHYEFEFIHPFSDGNGRMGRLWQSLILGKWNPAFEHLPIENLVYANQQKYYDAIAKSSASGECSPFIVFMLQNILDSLKKFKDAPIEGDVSTVIETKLSARQQKIVDMIRKDDITIASVAKKLKVSERTIEREMSKLQQLMVIYREGSDKTGRWIVK